A stretch of the Arachis stenosperma cultivar V10309 chromosome 6, arast.V10309.gnm1.PFL2, whole genome shotgun sequence genome encodes the following:
- the LOC130935380 gene encoding uncharacterized protein LOC130935380 isoform X4, protein MEIGALDLLDDCERSMSLMDMYEKIAGGKSGCCWEMFEVYRHLKSLGYIVGRHGVAWSLKGIKSSHKAVDVAEETEQGVDLMSSKSELSINKLLSEMQINGSRPDFDVYLPNSRFRKSSPGDPSFLLYLSRGDPPSKAETEALEKQCGGLPLKIGLVTEGRVSFFSFDKVELPLLP, encoded by the exons CTTAGATCTCTTAGATGATTGTGAAAGAAGCATGTCCCTAATGGATATGTATGAAAAGATTGCTGGAGGTAAGAGTGGGTGTTGCTGGGAGATGTTTGAGGTTTACAGGCACCTCAAGTCTCTTGGCTACATAGTTGGGCGGCACGGCGTTGCTTGGAGTTTGAAGGGAATTAAAAGTTCCCATAAGGCTGTTGATGTTGCCGAAGAAACCGAACAAGGAGTAGACTTGATGAGCTCCAAATccgagctttccatcaataagTTATTAAGTGAGATGCAGATTAATGGTTCAAGGCCAGATTTCGATGTTTATCTTCCAAACAGTAGGTTTAGAAAGTCTTCCCCGGGTGATCCTAGTTTTCTGCTATACTTATCTCG GGGTGATCCACCATCTAAAGCAGAAACAGAAGCTCTTGAAAAACAATGTGGTGGCCTTCCTTTGAAGATTGGCTTAGTCACGGAGGGACGGGTCAGTTTCTTTTCCTTTGACAAGGTGGAACTTCCTCTTCTACCCTGA
- the LOC130935986 gene encoding zeatin O-glucosyltransferase-like → MASSSYQTSPTATNYNSTTKAHHQAQKAHHHHHHDIVVVVVPFPAQGHLNQLLHLSRIILSYNIPVHFVGTPIHNRQALTRLHGWEWDPRSVLNFHDFKVPPFPSPPPDPNALRQTHSNFPSHLLPSFQTAAMHLRDPVRSLLSSISSVARRVVVIHDSLMASVVQDAVHLSNCESYTFHSVSAFTMFFYFWNVMGTPMLQSSIASHIPQVPSLEGCFTTQFVDFISSQYEFHKFSSGTIYNTTRAIEGPYMDLIERMVSYKTHWALGPFNPLIPSSTRNNNKHPCMDWLDEQEDNSVLYVSFGTTTAFKEEQIMELAIGLERSKQKFLWVLRDADKGDVFKEDGKREVKVPKGFEERVKGMGMVVRDWAPQLEILGHRATGGFMSHCGWNSCMESITMGVPIATWPMHSDQPRNRVLVTEVLRIGLVVKDWSHRDEVVAASAVEDAVRRLMATEEGEAMRERAMKLMNAIHRSKDEGGVSRVEIDSFIAHITR, encoded by the coding sequence ATGGCATCATCCAGCTACCAAACATCACCAACTGCCACCAACTACAACTCCACCACAAAAGCCCACCACCAGGCCCAAAAGgcccaccaccaccaccaccacgacatagtggtggtggtggttccATTCCCGGCCCAAGGGCACCTCAACCAACTCCTCCACCTCTCACGCATCATCCTCTCCTACAACATCCCGGTCCACTTCGTCGGAACTCCAATCCACAACCGCCAAGCCCTCACGCGCCTCCATGGATGGGAGTGGGACCCACGCTCCGTGCTCAACTTCCATGACTTCAAGGTCCCTCCTTTTCCCTCTCCTCCGCCTGATCCCAATGCACTCCGTCAAACCCATTCAAACTTCCCCTCCCATCTCCTCCCTTCATTCCAAACCGCCGCCATGCACCTCCGCGACCCAGTTCGATCTCTGTTGTCTTCCATCTCCTCCGTCGCCAGAAGAGTCGTCGTGATCCACGACTCCCTCATGGCCTCCGTCGTCCAAGACGCCGTACACTTATCGAACTGTGAAAGCTACACTTTCCACAGCGTCTCCGCCTTCACcatgttcttctacttctgGAACGTTATGGGAACACCCATGCTCCAATCTTCCATAGCCTCTCACATACCTCAAGTTCCTTCTCTTGAAGGTTGCTTCACTACCCAGTTCGTTGACTTCATAAGTTCCCAATACGAGTTCCATAAGTTCAGCAGTGGAACCATTTACAACACTACCAGAGCCATTGAAGGTCCTTACATGGACCTCATAGAGCGTATGGTTAGTTACAAGACTCACTGGGCTTTGGGACCCTTCAACCCTTTGATACCTTCGTCTACAAGGAACAATAACAAGCACCCTTGCATGGATTGGCTTGATGAACAAGAAGATAATTCAGTGCTGTATGTTTCGTTTGGAACAACAACCGCATTCAAAGAGGAACAGATCATGGAGCTGGCAATTGGGTTGGAACGAAGCAAGCAGAAGTTTCTGTGGGTTCTAAGAGATGCAGACAAAGGAGACGTGTTCAAAGAAGATGGAAAGAGAGAGGTGAAGGTTCCAAAGGGGTTCGAAGAACGAGTGAAAGGGATGGGAATGGTGGTTAGGGATTGGGCGCCACAGTTGGAAATATTAGGGCACCGTGCAACGGGTGGGTTTATGAGTCATTGTGGTTGGAATTCGTGCATGGAGAGCATAACAATGGGGGTGCCAATTGCCACGTGGCCTATGCATTCGGATCAACCGAGGAACAGGGTGCTGGTGACGGAGGTGCTTAGGATTGGGCTGGTGGTGAAGGATTGGAGCCACAGGGATGAGGTGGTGGCTGCTTCGGCGGTGGAAGATGCGGTGAGGAGGTTGATGGCGACGGAAGAGGGAGAAGCAATGAGAGAAAGAGCCATGAAGCTGATGAATGCGATCCACAGGTCCAAAGATGAAGGTGGTGTTTCTCGTGTCGAAATTGACTCTTTCATTGCTCATATAACTAGATGA
- the LOC130933412 gene encoding transcription initiation factor IIB, with the protein MSDAFCSDCKRQTEVVFDHSAGDTVCSECGLVLESHSIDETSEWRTFANESGDNDPVRVGGPTNPLLADGGLSTVIAKPNGASGELFSSSLGRWQNRGSNPDRGLILAFKTIATMSDRLGLVATIKDRANEIYKRVEDQKSSRGRNQDALLAACLYIACRQEDKPRTVKEICSVANGASKKEIGRAKEYIVKQLGLEKGQSVEMGTIHAGDFMRRFCSNLGMNNQAVKAAQEAVQRSEEFDIRRSPISIAAAVIYIITQLSDDKKALKEISLATGVAEGTIRNSYKDLYPHVSKIIPNWYAKEEDLKNLCSP; encoded by the exons ATGTCTGATGCGTTTTGCTCCGACTGCAAGCGGCAGACGGAGGTGGTTTTCGACCACTCCGCTGGCGACACCGTCTGCTCCGAGTGCGGTCTCGTGCTCGAGTCCCACTCCATTGACGAGACCTCGGAGTGGAGGACCTTTGCTAACGAGTCCGGGGATAACGATCCGGTTCGTGTCGGCGGGCCCACTAATCCGCTCCTTGCCGACGGTGGCCTTAGCACTGTCATCGCCAAGCCCAACGGCGCCAGCGGCGAGTTGTTCTCGTCCTCCCTTGGCCGCTGGCAGAACCGTGGCTCTAATCCTGATCGCGGTCTCATCCTCGCTTTCAAGACAATCGCCACTATGTCCGATAG GTTGGGACTCGTCGCAACCATCAAG gaTCGAGCTAATGAGATATACAAGCGGGTTGAAGATCAGAAGTCTAGTAGAGGAAGAAATCAGGATGCATTATTGGCTGCTTGCCTCTACATTGCTTGTAGACAGGAGGACAAGCCACGCACTGTAAAGG AAATTTGCTCTGTTGCCAATGGAGCGTCAAAGAAGGAAATTGGCCGAGCAAAAGAATACATAGTGAAACAACTGGGTTTGGAGAAAGGTCAATCTGTGGAGATGGGAACAATACATGCTGGTGACTTTATGAGGCGATTTTGTTCTAATCTTGGTATGAATAATCAAGCTGTCAAAGCTGCTCAAGAAGCTGTTCAGAGATCAGAAGAGTTTGATATACG GCGGAGTCCCATATCAATTGCTGCAGCAGTGATATACATCATAACTCAGCTGTCAGATGATAAAAAAGCTCTCAAAG AAATATCATTAGCCACAGGAGTTGCAGAAGGAACCATTAGGAACTCGTACAAGGATCTTTATCCTCATGTTTCAAAAATAATACCAAACTGGTATGCAAAGGAGGAAGATTTGAAGAACCTTTGCAGCCCTTGA